Proteins from one Hymenobacter gelipurpurascens genomic window:
- a CDS encoding DUF4272 domain-containing protein: protein MFKSLKKLFGSSASNSTSPAQSEAITDEFRQRVKAQSEAKVLALDGRVCDWLPLLDIPELRDIEAIRGRISVVNALINISFQAPVAVIREWLTTENLLAHVSPEEAAILAKKDEQLTDQELTNLRWNLESLWAMMWATQMVHELDPVKWCGDNMASLLPNLEKGEGNEKLAKVQALRPAAELYQMLDFYYRLHWYCVDERIHGRAATVSESLVYERRKALEWIYSNQDEWDTVEMNT from the coding sequence GTGTTTAAATCCCTGAAAAAACTGTTTGGATCTTCGGCCAGCAACTCCACCTCACCTGCACAGAGCGAGGCTATAACGGATGAGTTTCGCCAGCGTGTTAAAGCGCAGTCCGAAGCAAAAGTACTGGCCCTTGATGGACGTGTCTGCGACTGGCTACCGCTGCTAGATATTCCGGAATTGCGGGACATAGAGGCAATTCGGGGCCGGATAAGTGTAGTGAATGCACTGATCAATATCTCCTTTCAGGCACCTGTTGCCGTCATCAGAGAGTGGCTCACGACAGAGAATCTGTTAGCTCACGTTTCACCGGAAGAAGCCGCTATACTGGCAAAAAAGGATGAGCAGCTGACGGACCAGGAATTGACAAACCTGCGCTGGAACTTGGAAAGCTTATGGGCTATGATGTGGGCCACGCAGATGGTGCACGAACTAGACCCCGTGAAGTGGTGCGGCGACAATATGGCGTCGCTGTTGCCCAACCTAGAGAAAGGGGAGGGGAATGAAAAGCTAGCAAAGGTTCAGGCGTTGAGACCAGCGGCTGAACTGTACCAGATGCTGGACTTTTATTATCGCCTGCATTGGTATTGTGTAGATGAGCGGATACACGGCCGGGCTGCTACTGTGTCAGAATCCTTGGTGTATGAGCGACGGAAGGCATTAGAATGGATTTACAGCAACCAGGATGAATGGGACACTGTAGAAATGAACACATAA